Genomic DNA from Dissulfuribacter thermophilus:
TAGTGAGTAAAGCAATCCACCACAATACCGGCTTCCAATAAGAACCGAGGGCGCTTAAAATGGCGTTATTTGCAAATTCAGGCTGGCCACTGAGGCTCAACATCGGACCAAAACCAATCATCATAATTTTTATAAATACTCCTATGGCTGCGGCCTTTACTGCAGTGGCCATAAATCCTGTCACCACAGAGGGGCTGCCCTCGTAGACATCTGGTGCCCACATGTGGAATGGGACCATAGAGATCTTGAATAGAAGTCCTACCATGATCATAGCCAAGGCTACGAGCACCAAAGGATCAGTAAACGGTCCATGAGAAAGTATCACAGACAACTTGGTGAGATTGATGGTCCCAGTAAATCCATATAAAAGGGCCATTCCAAAGAGATAGAAACACGACCCAAAGCTTCCAATCAAAAAGTACTTCATTGCACCTTCCGCCGACCGCCTATCATCTCTAAGGAAGGCAGCCAAGCAATAGACGCCGATTGACATGATCTCCAGCGTAATGAAGATCATGAGAAGGTCTATTGATTGCAGAAAGGCAATGGTTCCGTACACTGAGAAGAGTAGTAGAACAAAGTATTCACTCCTGAACACCTCGTTGTTCTTCAAATAGCCTATGCTCAGTATACTAGCCATGATGCCTGCCATTAGGACAATGGCCGACAAAAATGCAGTGAATTTTTCCATGGAAAATATGCCCATGAACACAACTTCATGGAGATTCCATTCTCTATAGACTATGTGCCCCAAGGCAAGCACCAGGACTACAGTGGTGAGCCACCCCATTATGCTCAATTTCTTCTGGGGCGTCTTTGCCTTGAATCCAATTTCTATCAATAGGAACAGTAGTCCGGCGATCAGTAATATAAGTTGCCCTCCACAGATCTGCCAAAGCTTTTCTAGGCTAAAGCCGTATTCAAAATCCATGGTCTTACTCCCCGTGTTCCCTGTTATTTATTTTGTGTTGTGGTGCATGTGATCCTTCTGTGACAGTATAATGATGAACGCACTTAGGCTGAGCCAAGTGGGCTTCATACCCAGTATTCGCTACCTTCACCCGAGATATGAAAGCATCCACAGACTTGTGCATCTTGCTCAAGAAGAAATTCGGGAAAAGTCCTATCCAGAATATTAGGACAATTAGTGGAGCCAGATAGGCAATTTCCCTCAAGTTCATGTCTGGTAGATTGATATTCTTTGGATTGGTCACCTTTCCATAGAACACCCGCTGGACCATCCACAACATGTATACAGCGCCTAATATTACGCCTGTAGCGGCAAGTACTGCGGCGGCCTTATTGGCCTTGAATGTCCCCAAGAGTATCAGGAATTCCCCTACGAATCCATTAGTTGTGGGAAATCCTATGGATGACATGGTGACTATCAAGAATATAGTGGCGTAGATAGGCATTACCTTTGCTATTCCACCATATTCACTGATGAGCCTGGTGTGCCTTCTCTCATATATAACACCCACTAGGAGGAAGAGTGCTCCGGTTGAAACACCGTGGTTGATCATCTGGAGGATACTACCCTCAACTCCCTGCTTTGTGAGGACGTAGAGTCCTAGCATACAGTAACCGAGGTGAGATACCGACGAGTATGCCACGAGCTTCTTGATATCTGGCTGCACCATTGCTACCAGTGCCCCATAGATTATCCCAATGACTGAGAGTGCGATAATCGTTGGGGTGAAAAACATTGACCCTTCAGGGAAGAGAGGCATAGCGAATCTCAAGAAACCGTAAGTACCCATTTTCAACAAGATACCAGCAAGGATCACTGATCCAGCAGTGGGTGCCTCAACGTGTGCAT
This window encodes:
- a CDS encoding NADH-quinone oxidoreductase subunit N, with product MDFEYGFSLEKLWQICGGQLILLIAGLLFLLIEIGFKAKTPQKKLSIMGWLTTVVLVLALGHIVYREWNLHEVVFMGIFSMEKFTAFLSAIVLMAGIMASILSIGYLKNNEVFRSEYFVLLLFSVYGTIAFLQSIDLLMIFITLEIMSIGVYCLAAFLRDDRRSAEGAMKYFLIGSFGSCFYLFGMALLYGFTGTINLTKLSVILSHGPFTDPLVLVALAMIMVGLLFKISMVPFHMWAPDVYEGSPSVVTGFMATAVKAAAIGVFIKIMMIGFGPMLSLSGQPEFANNAILSALGSYWKPVLWWIALLTMFFGNLVAVSQKNVKRMLAYSSIAHAGYMALGILAENDMGRMGVLFYLFSYTLMNLGAFGVIYCLDGKERNAQTLEDYRGLGYKYPGLSFLISLFLVAMAGLPPTAGFIGKFYVFAAAIRSGYIVLAALGILTSVIGAYYYLRVIYMLYMKDPVREVEIPAVSFPTAVVLIFAAIGVIYLGVLPQGLADIADAAQRTLSLVF
- a CDS encoding NADH-quinone oxidoreductase subunit M; this translates as MESLILTYTVFLPLLGVLPILFIPQKGENGKDVIRWIAFITSVIVFLVSLRIYAGFDPDNPGFQFVEHKPWIKGLGVSYFLGLDGLSFWLVLLTTFITPITIVSTWRAIENRVKEFMVAILVLETAMLGTFVALDVFLFYVFWELMLIPMYLIIGVWGGERRIYAAIKFFLYTAVGSLLMLVCIIGLVWFHYDQTGVLTFNLLDLYHTNLPRFYEIIFFAAFALAFAIKVPMFPLHTWLPDAHVEAPTAGSVILAGILLKMGTYGFLRFAMPLFPEGSMFFTPTIIALSVIGIIYGALVAMVQPDIKKLVAYSSVSHLGYCMLGLYVLTKQGVEGSILQMINHGVSTGALFLLVGVIYERRHTRLISEYGGIAKVMPIYATIFLIVTMSSIGFPTTNGFVGEFLILLGTFKANKAAAVLAATGVILGAVYMLWMVQRVFYGKVTNPKNINLPDMNLREIAYLAPLIVLIFWIGLFPNFFLSKMHKSVDAFISRVKVANTGYEAHLAQPKCVHHYTVTEGSHAPQHKINNREHGE